From Anopheles coluzzii chromosome 3, AcolN3, whole genome shotgun sequence, the proteins below share one genomic window:
- the LOC120959719 gene encoding cuticle protein-like: MASKFVLIVASLACVSAGYIPSDHSHLSYGVAPAVSYSNVIKNVAPVPVLSKTILPEPQLYHGYAQTAPSVVVSKPLALTNTLPVSYAAPHSLYQAPALEYTKPLSYGPYAKTVIAAEPTYAKTVIAAEPAYAKTIVSEPIYTKNVFAEPIYPAKTLIAEPVYGKSILAQPAPIYGGKVLSYGPQFAYGGYGAHGW, encoded by the exons ATGGCTTCCAAA TTCGTTCTGATCGTCGCTTCCCTGGCTTGCGTGAGCGCTGGATACATCCCGAGCGACCACTCCCATCTGTCCTACGGTGTGGCCCCGGCTGTGAGCTACTCCAACGTCATCAAGAACGTTGCCCCAGTGCCAGTGCTGAGCAAGACCATCCTTCCGGAGCCTCAGCTGTACCACGGATACGCCCAGACTGCCCCGTCGGTTGTGGTCAGCAAGCCTCTGGCTCTTACCAACACTCTGCCCGTGTCCTATGCTGCCCCTCACTCTCTGTACCAGGCTCCGGCTCTCGAGTACACGAAGCCTCTGTCTTATGGCCCATATGCCAAGACTGTGATCGCTGCTGAGCCAACCTACGCCAAGACTGTGATCGCTGCTGAGCCAGCCTATGCCAAGACCATCGTGTCGGAGCCCATCTACACCAAGAACGTGTTCGCTGAGCCGATCTACCCAGCCAAGACGCTGATCGCTGAGCCGGTGTACGGCAAGAGCATTCTCGCTCAGCCAGCTCCGATCTACGGTGGAAAGGTTCTGTCCTATGGCCCGCAGTTCGCCTACGGAGGCTATGGTGCCCATGGCTGGTAA
- the LOC120959718 gene encoding adhesive plaque matrix protein-like isoform X1 has protein sequence MASKFVLIVASLACVSAGYIPSDHSHLSYGVAPAVSYSNVIKNVAPVPVLSKTILPEPQLYHGYAQTAPSVVVSKPLALTNPLPVSYAVPHSLYQAPALEYTKPLSYGPYAKTVIAAEPTYAKTVIAAEPTYAKTVIAAEPTYAKTVIAAEPTYAKTIVSEPIYTKNVFAEPIYPAKTLIAEPVYGKSILAQPAPIYGGKVLSYGPQVAYGGYGAHGW, from the exons ATGGCTTCCAAA TTCGTTCTGATCGTCGCTTCCCTGGCTTGCGTCAGCGCTGGATACATCCCGAGCGACCACTCCCATCTGTCCTACGGTGTGGCCCCGGCTGTGAGCTACTCCAACGTCATCAAGAACGTTGCCCCAGTGCCAGTGCTGAGCAAGACCATCCTTCCGGAGCCTCAGCTGTACCACGGATACGCCCAGACTGCCCCGTCGGTTGTGGTCAGCAAGCCTCTGGCTCTTACCAACCCTCTGCCCGTGTCCTATGCTGTCCCTCACTCTCTGTACCAGGCTCCGGCTCTCGAGTACACGAAGCCTCTGTCTTATGGCCCATATGCCAAGACTGTGATCGCTGCTGAGCCAACCTACGCCAAGACTGTGATCGCTGCTGAGCCAACCTACGCCAAGACTGTGATCGCTGCTGAGCCAACCTACGCCAAGACTGTGATCGCTGCTGAGCCAACCTACGCCAAGACCATCGTGTCGGAGCCCATCTACACCAAGAACGTGTTCGCTGAGCCGATCTACCCGGCCAAGACGCTGATCGCTGAGCCGGTGTACGGCAAGAGCATTCTCGCTCAGCCAGCTCCGATCTACGGTGGAAAGGTCCTGTCTTATGGCCCGCAGGTCGCCTACGGAGGCTATGGTGCCCATGGCTGGTAA